The genomic DNA TTGACTTCGGCCTCGGTGTTGCGGGCCAGCATGCCCAGCAAGGTGGACTTGCCGACGCCGGCGGCGGCAAACACGCCCACGCGCTGCCCTTCGCCGACCGTCAACGTCGCGTCAATGGCGCGCACGCCGGTCACGAACCGTTTGGTGACGCGCTGGCGTTTCATCGGGTCGGGCGGCCGCGCCGTGACGGCGACTTCGACCGCGTTCTGGATCGGCCCTTTGCCGTCCATCGGCTCGCCCAGGCCATCCAGGACGCGCCCCAGCAGCGCCTCCCCGACCCGCACCTTGAGCGAGCCGCCGGTCGAAATCACTTCCGCGCCCATGGTGACATCCTGCAACTCGCCCAGCGGCATGAGGATGATTTCCGAGCCGCGGAAACCGACGACTTCGGCCTTGAGGTCGTGGGCGCGGTGCGGCGACCGAATCAAGCAGAGTTCCTCGATGCGCGCACCCGGCACCGAGGCGCGGACCAACAACCCAACGAGTTCCGTGACCCGTCCACGTACTTCGACTGACGGCAGCCAGTCGAGCGCCTTGACGTAAGGTGACAAATCCAACTGCGCTGCTCCTGACATACTGATCGCTGAAACCTCCGGGCGACTTACTGTTTCCAAGATGGCGTCGAAGTCTGGCGCTTTGACCGGTGCTGCTTTCCCGTCGGCCTCGCCTGGCCGCAAAGGCTTTTTGTCTTGTGTGAAAGCCGCCGGGATGCGCTATTGTGCGCCACCAAACGAATACTATTCCAGCTCAAGGAAGCTCACACCATGTCGGCTGCCGTTGCGGATGCCTCTGAAGGGGCTATGTCAAGGAAGCAGTTTTTCGGCCACCCGATTGGCCTGATGACGCTGTTTTTCACCGAACTCTGGGAACGCTTCAGTTATTACGGCATGCGCGCCCTGCTCGTCCTGTACATGACGGCCAGTCATGAAAACGGCGGGCTGGGTTACTCCAACGCGCGCGCAGCGTTGGTTTATGGAACCTACACCTCGGCGGTGTACCTGTTGGCCATGCCCGGCGGCTGGGCCGCGGATCGGTTGCTAGGGCTGAAGTACGCCGTTTTCATCGGCGGCATCATCATCGCAGCCGGCCACTTCACCATGGCCTTCGAGTCGGAAACGGCCTTTTACACGGGTCTCGTCCTGATCGTGCTGGGCACGGGACTGCTCAAGCCGAACATCAGCGCCATCGTCGGTCGGCTGTACAAGCCGGATGACCAACGCCGGGACGCGGGCTTCTCGATTTTCTACATGGGCATCAACATCGGGGCCTTTCTCGCGCCGCTGGCCTGTGGCTTTTTGGCGCAGTCTGACACCTGGAAGGCAACCATCGCCGGTTGGGGCTTCCAGCCGAGCGCAAGCTGGCACTGGGGCTTTGCCGCCGCCGGCGTCGGCATGACGCTCGGACTGGTGCAGTACATCGTCGGGTTCAAGTACCTGGAAGGCGTCGGCGAGCGGCCGCCGCGTGACGACGGCGGACAAACGCCCGCGTGGCAGGGACTGGCAGCCTACCTAGGCGTGGCCATTGCTCTCTTTGCCGTCGTGGCCGGCCTCCAGCAACTGTATGGCGTCGTCGTCGCCCAGCTCGGCTCTGGGGCCGGCTACGGCTACATCGCGTTGGTGTTTGCCGGCATCATTGCCCTGGTGTGGTTTTCTTTCCTGCGCACACTGGCCGAAGACGAACTCAAACGCATGCTGGCCATTGTGTACTTCTTCCTGGCCTCGATTGTCTTCTGGGCGCTCTTCGAGCAGGCCGGGTCGAGCCTCAACCTCTACGCCGACCGACTGACGGACTGCCGCATCTTTGGCTTCGAGTTTCCGTCGAGCTACTTCCAATCGCTCAACGCCCTGTTCATCATTTTCCTCGCACCGGTCTTTGCCTGGCTCTGGGTTCAGTGGGGCGACCGGCAGCCATCCAGTCCGGCGAAATTTTCGGTCGGCATTTTGCTGGTCGGCGTCGGTTTCGTCGTGGCGGCGGTCGGGGTGGCGTTTCTGGGTGGGGGGCGGCTGAGTCCGTGGTGGCTCGTCGCCGTGTACCTCATCCACACGTTGGGCGAACTGTGCTTGAGTCCGGTCGGCCTGAGCACCATGACCAAACTCGCCCCGGAACGACTCAGCGGCCTGGTCATGGGAATCTGGTTTCTCGGACCGACCTTTGGCAACTACATCGGCGGCCTCATTGCCGGTCATTTCGACGAAACCCGCCCGGAAAGCGTCGGCGCGTTGTTTTACCAAGTGGCTGCGACCGGGATTGTCGTTTCGGTCGTGGCGTTTGTCCTCACACCGTTCATTCGCCGACTCATGGGTAATGTGCGTTGACCCGGCCTACGCCGTCGGCCGTGGCTTTCGACCGCACCGGATGGCAAGGAACTTGAACTGGTAGGTTTTGCGCATGAGCGTTGAGGCAAGGGCTTCGTTCGCAACACGTCGCCCGGTTGTGGCGCGCGTCCTGCGCGGGCTGCTGATCCTGTTCGCGTTGGCGGTGGTCGGCTATGTGGGCGCCGGCGCTTACTTCTACACGCGCCAACAGGGGATGGTCTTTCGCGCCGTGGCCCGCGAAGGGCGCGCGCGCCAGCGACTCGCGCCGCCGGTGGGCGCCACCTACGTGTCATTTCCGGCCGCAGGCGGCGAAACCATCACGGCGCTGTTCGGCCCGGCCCTGGACGCGGCCGGCGCAGCCGTCCTCCCAGACGCCGCCCGGCGTCCGACGCTGTTGTTTTTTTACGGCGTCGGCGAATATCTCAACTATCCGTTTCTGCGCCAGCAGATTGAGGTCTTTCGGCGGGCCGGTTTCAACGTCTTCGTGCCGGAATACATCGGGCTTGGCCTGAGCGGTGGCGAGCCGAGCGAAAACGGGCTGTATGAAACGGCCACGGCCGCCTATGCGCACCTGAAGCAGCGGCCGGATGTTGACCCCACACGCCTGTTCATCGCCGGGCACTCGCTGGGCGGGGCCCCGGCCATTGACCTGGCTGCGCGCGTCGAGTCGGCCGGCCTCATCACACTGGCGACGTTTACGACACTACCCGACATTGCCGCCGCGCGTTATCCGATGTTTCCGGCGCACTTCCTGACCCGGATTCGCTGTCCGAACATTGAAAAAATCGGGCGCGTTCGGGTTCCGGTGCTCATTCTCCACGCCGAAAACGACACGACCGTGCCACTGGCCATGGCCGAGGCGCTGGCGCGCTCCGCCTTTGACGGGGGCAACCGGCAGGTGATGCAGCTCACCCTGCCGGGCGGCAACCACGACACGACCTTTGCGCTGCCCGGTGGCGACGCCATCCGCGCCATGCAGGCCTTTGCCGGAGTGCCGCCGCTGCGCAAGTCCTCATCAGCCGCCGCTCAGGCCGACGGTGGCGGGGCTGCGTCTCCCTCGGCGGCCGTACGAAGCATGGCCGTTGGCGCGACGACGGCGGCGACGATGAACAAACAGTAGCCGATGGCCATGAGCACGGCACCGCGACTACCATACTGCCCACGGGAGAGAAAAAACGTCCAGAAGGTCGCCAGGGCGACTTCCACGACCGGCAGCAGCAGGAGGCGACGGTTGGCTACCGGGTCCAGCCCGATGAGGAAGTAGGCGGCGGCGACGACACACAGCGCAAGGCCATACTGCTGCGTCATGGCGGGGTCGCGGATTTCCCAGCTATAAAAACTTGCCGCGGCATCCTGGAAAAAAAGCGCCATCAGCCCATTGGCCAGCTCGACCCCGGCCAGGATGAAAAAAACTGCTTGAAGCCAGTAGCGGGCGTAGGTCGCCGACTTTGAAAGCGGTGGAGTGTTCGCTCGTTCCATGATTTCAAGCTACATTTCACCTTGACCGACGACAACGCCCCTTGCCGTCAGGTTAGTTTCTGTCGTTTTGCCAAACTGGAGTGATGCCCATGACCGAATCCCATGCCATCGAGTCTCACCAGCACGAAACCCGGCGCTTTCCGCCACCGTCCGATTTTGCCTCACGAGCGAATGTCACCCCGGAACTTGCCGCCCAGCTTTACGCCGAAGCCGAGGCGGATGTCGAGGCGTTCTGGGCCAAACAGGCGGCAACGCTGGACTGGATGACGCCCTGGACGCAAGTGCTCGACTGGAACCCACCCCACGCCAAATGGTTTGT from Chloracidobacterium validum includes the following:
- a CDS encoding peptide MFS transporter → MSAAVADASEGAMSRKQFFGHPIGLMTLFFTELWERFSYYGMRALLVLYMTASHENGGLGYSNARAALVYGTYTSAVYLLAMPGGWAADRLLGLKYAVFIGGIIIAAGHFTMAFESETAFYTGLVLIVLGTGLLKPNISAIVGRLYKPDDQRRDAGFSIFYMGINIGAFLAPLACGFLAQSDTWKATIAGWGFQPSASWHWGFAAAGVGMTLGLVQYIVGFKYLEGVGERPPRDDGGQTPAWQGLAAYLGVAIALFAVVAGLQQLYGVVVAQLGSGAGYGYIALVFAGIIALVWFSFLRTLAEDELKRMLAIVYFFLASIVFWALFEQAGSSLNLYADRLTDCRIFGFEFPSSYFQSLNALFIIFLAPVFAWLWVQWGDRQPSSPAKFSVGILLVGVGFVVAAVGVAFLGGGRLSPWWLVAVYLIHTLGELCLSPVGLSTMTKLAPERLSGLVMGIWFLGPTFGNYIGGLIAGHFDETRPESVGALFYQVAATGIVVSVVAFVLTPFIRRLMGNVR
- a CDS encoding alpha/beta hydrolase, which produces MSVEARASFATRRPVVARVLRGLLILFALAVVGYVGAGAYFYTRQQGMVFRAVAREGRARQRLAPPVGATYVSFPAAGGETITALFGPALDAAGAAVLPDAARRPTLLFFYGVGEYLNYPFLRQQIEVFRRAGFNVFVPEYIGLGLSGGEPSENGLYETATAAYAHLKQRPDVDPTRLFIAGHSLGGAPAIDLAARVESAGLITLATFTTLPDIAAARYPMFPAHFLTRIRCPNIEKIGRVRVPVLILHAENDTTVPLAMAEALARSAFDGGNRQVMQLTLPGGNHDTTFALPGGDAIRAMQAFAGVPPLRKSSSAAAQADGGGAASPSAAVRSMAVGATTAATMNKQ